Genomic segment of Salminus brasiliensis chromosome 16, fSalBra1.hap2, whole genome shotgun sequence:
GACAAATCTGCTTCTGAGTCCATAGACAGTGAACCTTTAAAATCAGATATTGATAGGATAACAGATCATGACTCCAAAGAAACTGGTTTGTCGGCTACTGGGAAAGATTCAACAGTAGAACAGGATGTCCAGAAAAAGGCAGAGTGTTCTCCCTTACCTCAAGAATCTAAAGTCGAGCCTCATAAAGAAGATGGACATAAAAACGAACAAATGGAGGTTACTTCAGAGGACTCCAGAGTTGAAGAAGCACCCCCAACCAGTGAAGAGATCACAAAACAGAAGATTGGAGATTCAGGAAtccaaaaggaaaagaaaggagaagaaagtgGTGGTGAAGGAAAAGGTCCTTCATCTGATGTCACTTCAGGAGAGCACGATGCTGGATCTCAGATAGAGGCTTGCAAGAAGCAGGGTGAGCAGGACACGTCTGTGGAGAAGCAGGACACGTCTGTGGAGAAGCAGGACCAGTCCCCGGAAGAGGGCAAGGCTCCAGAAGAAAGCAAGGGTTCTAAGGATGAATCCAAAATGGATGAATCCAAAATGGATAAAAGTTTGatggaagaaaagaaagagggcAAAGAGAAAGGGGTTTCTGAAGAGACGGGCACCGCTGGTGTGGTTCTGGAAGAAAAAAAGCCAGAGGCAGACAAAAAGGAGCTAAAGGCAAATAAGGAGAAGTCAGATAATGTACCACAGGATGGAATTCGCCTCAAAATCAAAGTCCCAGCTCATAGGCGGAAGGCAGAGCTGCAAAAAGAAGAAGGTAAGGGAGACTCGGAGTCGGAAGCCAGTGAAGGAAGGTGCCTAAGGCGCTCACCAAGAATATGCAGACCCACGGCCAAAGCAGTGGAGATCCAAGATCGTAAGGTTGAGAAGAAGCAGGTCACCTCCTTGGCGGAGAAGGACAAGgaggaaaatgaggaaaaagaggaagaggaaaacaCAGTGCAAAAGAAACCAAGGGAGAAGAAAGTTGAGCCAGAAGGTCAAACTAAGCCAAAGGTATGTCTGAgtactgtgtgtttgtctgttgcACCATTTGATTTTAGTGGTTATCAAGTAGGGTTGGTCACTATTAGACGTAATAGACTATTACACAGGATCACATTCTCAACCTTAACCCTTAAAACAGGGGAGACGGCGAAGGAGGACACGTTGGTCCAACACCCGAACGCGGCGTAAAAAGAAAGGTTCGGAGGAAGATGACAACAATGACGATGAGGAGAGTTCGAGCGAGGAAGAGGAATCGGAGGAAGATGACAGTGACGAGGATTACAAGGTGGAGAAAaccagaaagaggaggaggaactgCAATAGAGTGAGGAACTCTGATTCTTCTACCTCCTGTTCAGAGGATGACCTTCCCAATGATGACCCCTGCAAACACTGTGGCCTACCTAACCATCCTGAGCTGGTGTGTTACAAACATAGccgttttttcattttttaaaaataaatatgtattatgATGTTGGGAGCAGCTAACCTGAACTCATCTTTCAATCCCAATAGATTCTCCTTTGTGACTCGTGTGACAGTGGCTATCATACAGCTTGTCTCCGTCCTCCTCTTATGATCATCCCAGATGGCGAATGGTTCTGTCCACCTTGCCAGCATGTACGTAATATGCTAGATGTATCTAAATTATTCTTTTGCCATATGGCTGTCCTTCAGGAGTTGTAGCCTAAATATTATGGTCTTTCTTGCAGAAATTGCTTTGTGACAAGCTGGAAGAACAGTTGCAGAATCTAGATGCTGCGCTTAAGAAGAAGGAGCGTGCGGAGAGGAGGTAATGTGCACCTAGGTCTGGAAAATGTAGACGAGGAGTATTGCTAGACTGTTGGTGCTTGGCCCTTGGCATTTGGCTTTTACCTGATTTGTTTCTGAAAGTAACCTGAGAAGTTACATTTGTTTCATGTCCCCCAGGAAAGAGCGTCTGGTTTATGTTGGGATCAGCGTTGAGAACATAATCACACCTTCCGTAAGCCctgaatatgaatattattgATTGATATCAAAATAGAGAGATGTTTGTTTTATAGTTCTGAGGATCCTTAAAACTATATAAAGAAACGCATATTTTTCGAAAGGTTGAaatggaagaagaaaaagaagaggaggtggtggtgaaggagaagaaggaggtcAAGAAAGGCAAGTCCTGGGGTCGAAGATCTACAAGAGCGAAGAAATACATAAGCTACAGGTATGATTTGCTCAGTTCTTGATACTTTACTTGTGCTTCTCAGGAAGCCATTCATGTGACCTCTTTTCATTTGCACTAGGTTTGATGAGTTTGATGAAGCAATTGAGGAAGCAATCGAAGAAGATATCAAAGAAGCTGAGGGAGGAGGTGAagcagtgttctgaaatcctctATTGTCATGATGTATTGGACAACACTGGCGTCAAAGCTAATGGGTTATTGGTGTCAAATTTGGGAAAGTGGTAGTTTTTGGATGAAGTAACTCATCAGTAACTGTCGCTTCTGCCTGCAGGAGCGGGTCGGGGAAAGGACATGGCCAATATCACAGGCCACCGAGGAAAGGACATGTCCACCATTCTACAGGAAGAAGGAAAGGAGAATGGGCGGCCTCAGCGGCCCAGCGCTGTTCAGAGAAGGAAAAAGAGGCGGCGCCTCAATGACCTGGACAGCGACAGCActgtggaggaggaagagagtgaggaagagTTTCGTCTCAGTGACAGGTACAGTGGGTGGCGATCCAGACATGCCTAGAATAAATTTCTCTTGACCAAAATACAAATCTCAAGGTGTTTTTGCTTGCACACAGTGCTTGTATCACAAGTTTCTAAATGTAAccctgcagcagtgaggaggaATTTGTGGCGTCTGATAATGACGCTGAGACCGAGGCAGAGGCCCAGTCGTTCGATGACAGTGACTTTGGCAGTGATGGCCGTGGCCCATCCAAACGCACGTCTTCCAAGCGGGCGGCCACTAGGCGCCGGAGCACTCGGCCTCGCAGGAGACGCAGACCCAGAGGTTATTCAGATGACGAGGAGCTTGAGGAGactgatgaagaggaggaggaagaaatgGGTAGGTGTTTGTAAAGGCAATACTgtaatgaagcatttcagtgaCTGTATTTGATCTTGGACGTTTtgggcctgtttacacttgGAATTGACGCATGTTTTGTttctggatagtatctggatgtACTTTGGAGATGCATTTAAATGTGTACACATtacggtcagtgaggtcagatgAGCTCTGATATTACTTTCCGCATAAGAGCAACATCAGCAACACGTACATCTCTATAAGAAAATGTGACTATTTAAACCACAAggaaacacacactgtaatactGCCTTCATCTAATTGTAAGTTGTATTAAAGTTTTGTTAACGTTTTTCCACCTGTTTAatggaatccgatcacagaaaacacTTTCCATTTACACTTGTGTTTAATATGGATGAGATCCGTCTTTGGCCATCTCCAAGTGTGTtttgagtgatccgatcgtAATCCGATCACATTGGGGTGTCTTTGAAAAGTgaatagaatttttttttttttttttagctgtgcCATATGTTTGGCCTATTTCTCCGACATTCGTTTGTGTAGCTGGAATTTTGGGCATTTTCAGTTAATTGGCAGTTTGAGTTTAAAACATAATTTGGGACACACATACTTATATATTTGTGAGAATGTGAGaagacattttaaaagttttcaaAAACTTGTTTCTGACGGATGTCGTAATGTGTTTTATGCCTATGTAGTGACCGAAGGATCAAGTGAATTCAGTGACAGCGATCTGGACATGCGCAGGCGCCGCTCCCACCGGAGTCGGAAGAAGCAGGTTAATTACCGCGAGACCTCTGACTCCGACGGCTCCCAGGCAAGCAAAAACAAGGACAAGCCGAAGAGCCATAGGCGTTTGTCCAGCTCGGAGAGTGAGGGTTGGTTCCATGTTTTTTCTGCCTTTCAGAACCTCAAACAATCTCAACAAATAGGCACCTGGAGTACATTGTTATTCTAAGGAAATTCCTCTGCTGACTTCTGTTTGTATAAAACAAGAAcgttttgttgtgtgttgtaATTCCGCAGCGAGTTTCCACTCTGCGGATTCTGACGAAGAAGACCGGAAGAGTAAGAAGCGGAAGGCTGACTCGTCGGATGAGGAGTCCCGCAAGCGCAGCCGGCGTCTGTCGCTCAAGCGCAGGAGAGAGTCAGAGGACGACGACGACGATGACGATTCGGATGATTCGGAAGAAGAGGACCGTCCAGTCCGCAAACGAGTGAACCGCATCGATTCGGACGACACggatgaagaggaggaagaggaaccgGAGAAGGAGgacaaggagaagaagaagcaggggaaggatgatgaagaggagaaggaggaggaggaggagaagaagaaggaggaggacaaggaggaagagaagaagacGACGCCCACAGACAAGGAGGCTGAGGATGTCCTGGCGAAGGGAGTTGGCTCCCTTGACTACAACCTGGTGGAGCTTCCTCCCACTAACGGACAGAGCCCCATGAAAAGCCTGGAGGGGCTTATCCCACGACCTGCTGCGGGCACGGGGAACTCTGCTCTCGCAGGTCATGTGGGCTTAAAAAACAGCAGtgcgccaccaccaccacccgtAGCCATGGCTGCCAATGGCCTGGTTTCCCAGGAGATGGCGCCACAGGACGAAGACGAGGATGACCTGTTGGGGGTCACAGACCTTGTAGACTATGTCTGCAACAGTGAACAGTTGTAAGACATGGCAtactttatttttgtcttatttgCAGTTTTTCTAAGTCTTCTGTTTCTCCACCTTCCCCACCCTGACCCATCACTCCTTTCCAATTCTTATTGTTTTTATGGGCTTTGCGTCATTgccatattacacacacacacacacacgcacacacacactttcacctgGACAGTTTTGAGCTTGACAGAGTTGTGTTCTGTGTGCCAGCAGGAAAGACTGAAGATGATTCTGGGGATGGAGTAGGCAGGGCAACTAGAGCATAGTCTCCGGTTTGCCCCTCTATTCGCGACGGTCCGAGCTGCTGTGGGAAGGTCATCAGCTTGGCAGAGGCTGGTGGGAACCAGGTTTGCATTAGTCACTCCCCAGCAGGAGCAGCACCTGAACAAAACGATGTAAATAAATTCAAGAAACGAAGGTGTAGTTGGTTGGTGGGGCGTCAGGAGACTGCTCTGgccgtttttattttttaaaatcctCATGAGAGCAAAGTAAGTCACCAAGTCTTTGGCAAATGTAGAAAACAACCTCTCCAACCTCTCTTTTACACTAATTGTGTAGCCATTCCTTGTCGGCAAAGCAGAAACCTCATGTAGAGACATTATGTTTTCATTGTTTGTTAAATACACAAGTATTGTTCTTTTCCACTGTTTTTGCTGGGAAAACAAGGTCAGAAATGCATTCCAGTCAAAAGTCTGGACACGGTTGCCTGCTTTTCTAAAACATTCATCTATTTTATAggggggtttttttgtttgttttttgtttttttcctccaccCCAAGATACAATTATGTATTATTGTTCTATGCGTTTGCCCATTCGCCTCCTCAGTTGGTGTGGAATATGCTCTCGAACGTCTTGGAGCACTGATTGGTTTGAACTTTCTAGTTGCATTTAGTTGAAAACATATAAGCTTGCTTTTGTTATACTATTTATTGTtgaaattgattttttttattatgatttttattattaattgcaACTCAATCATTCACATGCTTCCTTCACAAGAGCAACAGCCGTTGAGTGTGGGTTCATGCAATTCTGAATAAAAAAGAATTATGTGGAAAAGCTAACATTTCATTAGAGGAATCCAGATGTTGCTACCAAATGGGTCTTGTGTAGAAatggtcatttttaaaaaataaacaataaatgctCCCTTAAAACTGATaaaatgaaaaagtaaaaaaaaaaatcctttataACGAATCGTGCTGTTTTATAGCCCGCCTTGACCGTTTTTACAACTAGAAGTCCTAatgtttgtttgcattttcaTAGAATTGAAAAGGTTGTCCAAAATCAAACACTATTATCACGGCAGCTTGAGTGCATCAAAGGCCAAActgaaaatgtgtcatttgtgaTGTTCTTGTATGTGATCCATGTATATGTGTAAAACGTAGATTtcaacatttatttgtttaggaTGAACctcacagtaataataataataatgataatgatacatTATTAAATAGTTACATTTCTCTGAAGGATTGGTATGATTTGTCCCTGCCTGGGGAAATTCTCATACATTATCTGTGGATTTCATGCAAGTCATTTCATCTCAGTTTTTCATACAAGTATTTAATAAAAgggatttttcactttttttttcctctctctccacaAGACCCATCATGCCaatcttttctttttccattgTATCTTCCAGCATTATGTATTGTCATTGTAACCTGTTGTTTTCTCTATAAATAGACAATTACTATTTTTCTTTCTGAGCAATATATTTTTCTTGCTAGTGAAATATACATGAAGATTTTTGCTGTCCACCAGTCAGTCCATCACCAGTGAACTGTTCTGATTCTTTACCAGTGTTTTTTCGGAAGGGCAGAAATTCCCCTTTGCTGTGGTATTAAACGTGTGTAACACTATATAGACTACCTTGCAATCAACGCCTTCCTCTTATTCAGCACAGAACTTGCAAGATTCTATCCAAACAGCTCAATAACGGACGCTGGTTCGGGAGGACCGTTTTGCAGTACCGGTGGGTGGAGCCGTACGACGGTGGAGGAGGGCAGACAACTTGGGAGGAAAGCAACGTAATATACGGAATTTATCTTTGCGTGTACTATATCTGTAGTTTTTTGCTGTAACATAGTTAGAAGCATTTTTAAATCATTCAAACGATATATATTTAGCAGTCCTTTCTGATTGCAAAtgtttatatttctttttttccttttctttctttttttttttttttttgtagtaggTTGTGGCACTGGCACAActtttgtacaattttaaagTGTCTAAAGTGAGTTCTGGCATGTTTGTTGTGTCTGTCAAGATTAGATGCGTTTTCTAAAGAGATGTGTGCTACCAAACTGGATTCAACTGGATC
This window contains:
- the rsf1b.1 gene encoding remodeling and spacing factor 1 isoform X4, with the translated sequence MAASAAAAGSSPGLCPSFAVICSFLERYGALLDLPELTFPQLERYLEETTAVPKLLVDLHVKLLRKIGKSVSADRWEKYLVKICQEFNTTWAWELEKKGYLEMPLEFKTGILKYLCECQFDDNVKFKTAINEEDPDKMRLQPIGRDKDGLMYWFQLDQDHNVRVYVEEQDDLDGSSWKCIVKNRDDLAQMLGLLKTQIDPALLVKKDQEEGSSSNSPSPEDEENKKKDDGEVKKESDLEEAKSKDMCPVSPKTEKEDKQLQDANRKQETTQKKEKENLKEEVKNQSDKPPGGDGTIIQTIKEEPMEEEQKSSSDLPPEKSCAPLPAEQTEELQKKSSEDVQRAIKNDQQAKIPLKKREMKRSEDFDTAKCGSGGSSIIVRNPAVCTVKETQAASEENGVHSDKLNGDISPAVVIESEIQKSSEVKQKEKMQTDSEDQQEDAGVKEAKNQLPETRKTEEPDKDKEKQQTEEAKKKDETQTNVEESMEVDKPEEFSSRREITATKGDRETQPKQEAAAQSTEKSSKPVELSADMESTSQTTPKTSPQSSLDVATESSEPSKEIKPGGSSAVETIDQSEPEINRPVALNKSLPCSKEVEDKGETKDQEMKDLSDHTNEKNPPVLKEKAASSKELSKSPAPMETETPTSLEKSQASPKKECSAHEESEKSIAVNEAEKGPQRSELSACDGTSIKDHKKSKPNELPDENKLPVIKEKEESGALTEENKAVPEGTDISKEKEKPPSPKQNDKSASESIDSEPLKSDIDRITDHDSKETGLSATGKDSTVEQDVQKKAECSPLPQESKVEPHKEDGHKNEQMEVTSEDSRVEEAPPTSEEITKQKIGDSGIQKEKKGEESGGEGKGPSSDVTSGEHDAGSQIEACKKQGEQDTSVEKQDTSVEKQDQSPEEGKAPEESKGSKDESKMDESKMDKSLMEEKKEGKEKGVSEETGTAGVVLEEKKPEADKKELKANKEKSDNVPQDGIRLKIKVPAHRRKAELQKEEGKGDSESEASEGRCLRRSPRICRPTAKAVEIQDRKVEKKQVTSLAEKDKEENEEKEEEENTVQKKPREKKVEPEGQTKPKGRRRRRTRWSNTRTRRKKKGSEEDDNNDDEESSSEEEESEEDDSDEDYKVEKTRKRRRNCNRVRNSDSSTSCSEDDLPNDDPCKHCGLPNHPELILLCDSCDSGYHTACLRPPLMIIPDGEWFCPPCQHKLLCDKLEEQLQNLDAALKKKERAERRKERLVYVGISVENIITPSVEMEEEKEEEVVVKEKKEVKKGKSWGRRSTRAKKYISYRFDEFDEAIEEAIEEDIKEAEGGGAGRGKDMANITGHRGKDMSTILQEEGKENGRPQRPSAVQRRKKRRRLNDLDSDSTVEEEESEEEFRLSDSSEEEFVASDNDAETEAEAQSFDDSDFGSDGRGPSKRTSSKRAATRRRSTRPRRRRRPRGYSDDEELEETDEEEEEEMVTEGSSEFSDSDLDMRRRRSHRSRKKQVNYRETSDSDGSQASKNKDKPKSHRRLSSSESEASFHSADSDEEDRKSKKRKADSSDEESRKRSRRLSLKRRRESEDDDDDDDSDDSEEEDRPVRKRVNRIDSDDTDEEEEEEPEKEDKEKKKQGKDDEEEKEEEEEKKKEEDKEEEKKTTPTDKEAEDVLAKGVGSLDYNLVELPPTNGQSPMKSLEGLIPRPAAGTGNSALAGHVGLKNSSAPPPPPVAMAANGLVSQEMAPQDEDEDDLLGVTDLVDYVCNSEQL
- the rsf1b.1 gene encoding remodeling and spacing factor 1 isoform X1, coding for MAASAAAAGSSPGLCPSFAVICSFLERYGALLDLPELTFPQLERYLEETTAVPKLLVDLHVKLLRKIGKSVSADRWEKYLVKICQEFNTTWAWELEKKGYLEMPLEFKTGILKYLCECQFDDNVKFKTAINEEDPDKMRLQPIGRDKDGLMYWFQLDQDHNVRVYVEEQDDLDGSSWKCIVKNRDDLAQMLGLLKTQIDPALLVKKDQEEGSSSNSPSPEDEENKKKDDGEVKKESDLEEAKSKDMCPVSPKTEKEDKQLQDANRKQETTQKKEKENLKEEVKNQSDKPPGGDGTIIQTIKEEPMEEEQKSSSDLPPEKSCAPLPAEQTEELQKKSSEDVQRAIKNDQQAKIPLKKREMKRSEDFDTAKCGSGGSSIIVRNPAVCTVKETQAASEENGVHSDKLNGDISPAVVIESEIQKSSEVKQKEKMQTDSEDQQEDAGVKEAKNQLPETRKTEEPDKDKEKQQTEEAKKKDETQTNVEESMEVDKPEEFSSRREITATKGDRETQPKQEAAAQSTEKSSKPVELSADMESTSQTTPKTSPQSSLDVATESSEPSKEIKPGGSSAVETIDQSEPEINRPVALNKSLPCSKEVEDKGETKDQEMKDLSDHTNEKNPPVLKEKAASSKELSKSPAPMETETPTSLEKSQASPKKECSAHEESEKSIAVNEAEKGPQRSELSACDGTSIKDHKKSKPNELPDENKLPVIKEKEESGALTEENKAVPEGTDISKEKEKPPSPKQNDKSASESIDSEPLKSDIDRITDHDSKETGLSATGKDSTVEQDVQKKAECSPLPQESKVEPHKEDGHKNEQMEVTSEDSRVEEAPPTSEEITKQKIGDSGIQKEKKGEESGGEGKGPSSDVTSGEHDAGSQIEACKKQGEQDTSVEKQDTSVEKQDQSPEEGKAPEESKGSKDESKMDESKMDKSLMEEKKEGKEKGVSEETGTAGVVLEEKKPEADKKELKANKEKSDNVPQDGIRLKIKVPAHRRKAELQKEEGKGDSESEASEGRCLRRSPRICRPTAKAVEIQDRKVEKKQVTSLAEKDKEENEEKEEEENTVQKKPREKKVEPEGQTKPKGRRRRRTRWSNTRTRRKKKGSEEDDNNDDEESSSEEEESEEDDSDEDYKVEKTRKRRRNCNRVRNSDSSTSCSEDDLPNDDPCKHCGLPNHPELILLCDSCDSGYHTACLRPPLMIIPDGEWFCPPCQHKLLCDKLEEQLQNLDAALKKKERAERRKERLVYVGISVENIITPSVEMEEEKEEEVVVKEKKEVKKGKSWGRRSTRAKKYISYRFDEFDEAIEEAIEEDIKEAEGGGAGRGKDMANITGHRGKDMSTILQEEGKENGRPQRPSAVQRRKKRRRLNDLDSDSTVEEEESEEEFRLSDSSEEEFVASDNDAETEAEAQSFDDSDFGSDGRGPSKRTSSKRAATRRRSTRPRRRRRPRGYSDDEELEETDEEEEEEMVTEGSSEFSDSDLDMRRRRSHRSRKKQVNYRETSDSDGSQASKNKDKPKSHRRLSSSESEASFHSADSDEEDRKSKKRKADSSDEESRKRSRRLSLKRRRESEDDDDDDDSDDSEEEDRPVRKRVNRIDSDDTDEEEEEEPEKEDKEKKKQGKDDEEEKEEEEEKKKEEDKEEEKKTTPTDKEAEDVLAKGVGSLDYNLVELPPTNGQSPMKSLEGLIPRPAAGTGNSALAGHVGLKNSSAPPPPPVAMAANGLVSQEMAPQDEDEDDLLGVTDLVDYVCNSEQFRKD
- the rsf1b.1 gene encoding remodeling and spacing factor 1 isoform X3 — protein: MAASAAAAGSSPGLCPSFAVICSFLERYGALLDLPELTFPQLERYLEETTAVPKLLVDLHVKLLRKIGKSVSADRWEKYLVKICQEFNTTWAWELEKKGYLEMPLEFKTGILKYLCECQFDDNVKFKTAINEEDPDKMRLQPIGRDKDGLMYWFQLDQDHNVRVYVEEQDDLDGSSWKCIVKNRDDLAQMLGLLKTQIDPALLVKKDQEEGSSSNSPSPEDEENKKKDDGEVKKESDLEEAKSKDMCPVSPKTEKEDKQLQDANRKQETTQKKEKENLKEEVKNQSDKPPGGDGTIIQTIKEEPMEEEQKSSSDLPPEKSCAPLPAEQTEELQKKSSEDVQRAIKNDQQAKIPLKKREMKRSEDFDTAKCGSGGSSIIVRNPAVCTVKETQAASEENGVHSDKLNGDISPAVVIESEIQKSSEVKQKEKMQTDSEDQQEDAGVKEAKNQLPETRKTEEPDKDKEKQQTEEAKKKDETQTNVEESMEVDKPEEFSSRREITATKGDRETQPKQEAAAQSTEKSSKPVELSADMESTSQTTPKTSPQSSLDVATESSEPSKEIKPGGSSAVETIDQSEPEINRPVALNKSLPCSKEVEDKGETKDQEMKDLSDHTNEKNPPVLKEKAASSKELSKSPAPMETETPTSLEKSQASPKKECSAHEESEKSIAVNEAEKGPQRSELSACDGTSIKDHKKSKPNELPDENKLPVIKEKEESGALTEENKAVPEGTDISKEKEKPPSPKQNDKSASESIDSEPLKSDIDRITDHDSKETGLSATGKDSTVEQDVQKKAECSPLPQESKVEPHKEDGHKNEQMEVTSEDSRVEEAPPTSEEITKQKIGDSGIQKEKKGEESGGEGKGPSSDVTSGEHDAGSQIEACKKQGEQDTSVEKQDTSVEKQDQSPEEGKAPEESKGSKDESKMDESKMDKSLMEEKKEGKEKGVSEETGTAGVVLEEKKPEADKKELKANKEKSDNVPQDGIRLKIKVPAHRRKAELQKEEGKGDSESEASEGRCLRRSPRICRPTAKAVEIQDRKVEKKQVTSLAEKDKEENEEKEEEENTVQKKPREKKVEPEGQTKPKGRRRRRTRWSNTRTRRKKKGSEEDDNNDDEESSSEEEESEEDDSDEDYKVEKTRKRRRNCNRVRNSDSSTSCSEDDLPNDDPCKHCGLPNHPELILLCDSCDSGYHTACLRPPLMIIPDGEWFCPPCQHKLLCDKLEEQLQNLDAALKKKERAERRKERLVYVGISVENIITPSVEMEEEKEEEVVVKEKKEVKKGKSWGRRSTRAKKYISYRFDEFDEAIEEAIEEDIKEAEGGGAGRGKDMANITGHRGKDMSTILQEEGKENGRPQRPSAVQRRKKRRRLNDLDSDSTVEEEESEEEFRLSDSEEEFVASDNDAETEAEAQSFDDSDFGSDGRGPSKRTSSKRAATRRRSTRPRRRRRPRGYSDDEELEETDEEEEEEMVTEGSSEFSDSDLDMRRRRSHRSRKKQVNYRETSDSDGSQASKNKDKPKSHRRLSSSESEASFHSADSDEEDRKSKKRKADSSDEESRKRSRRLSLKRRRESEDDDDDDDSDDSEEEDRPVRKRVNRIDSDDTDEEEEEEPEKEDKEKKKQGKDDEEEKEEEEEKKKEEDKEEEKKTTPTDKEAEDVLAKGVGSLDYNLVELPPTNGQSPMKSLEGLIPRPAAGTGNSALAGHVGLKNSSAPPPPPVAMAANGLVSQEMAPQDEDEDDLLGVTDLVDYVCNSEQFRKD
- the rsf1b.1 gene encoding remodeling and spacing factor 1 isoform X2, which translates into the protein MAASAAAAGSSPGLCPSFAVICSFLERYGALLDLPELTFPQLERYLEETTAVPKLLVDLHVKLLRKIGKSVSADRWEKYLVKICQEFNTTWAWELEKKGYLEMPLEFKTGILKYLCECQFDDNVKFKTAINEEDPDKMRLQPIGRDKDGLMYWFQLDQDHNVRVYVEEQDDLDGSSWKCIVKNRDDLAQMLGLLKTQIDPALLVKKDQEEGSSSNSPSPEDEENKKKDDGEVKKESDLEEAKSKDMCPVSPKTEKEDKQLQDANRKQETTQKKEKENLKEEVKNQSDKPPGGDGTIIQTIKEEPMEEEQKSSSDLPPEKSCAPLPAEQTEELQKKSSEDVQRAIKNDQQAKIPLKKREMKRSEDFDTAKCGSGGSSIIVRNPAVCTVKETQAASEENGVHSDKLNGDISPAVVIESEIQKSSEVKQKEKMQTDSEDQQEDAGVKEAKNQLPETRKTEEPDKDKEKQQTEEAKKKDETQTNVEESMEVDKPEEFSSRREITATKGDRETQPKQEAAAQSTEKSSKPVELSADMESTSQTTPKTSPQSSLDVATESSEPSKEIKPGGSSAVETIDQSEPEINRPVALNKSLPCSKEVEDKGETKDQEMKDLSDHTNEKNPPVLKEKAASSKELSKSPAPMETETPTSLEKSQASPKKECSAHEESEKSIAVNEAEKGPQRSELSACDGTSIKDHKKSKPNELPDENKLPVIKEKEESGALTEENKAVPEGTDISKEKEKPPSPKQNDKSASESIDSEPLKSDIDRITDHDSKETGLSATGKDSTVEQDVQKKAECSPLPQESKVEPHKEDGHKNEQMEVTSEDSRVEEAPPTSEEITKQKIGDSGIQKEKKGEESGGEGKGPSSDVTSGEHDAGSQIEACKKQGEQDTSVEKQDTSVEKQDQSPEEGKAPEESKGSKDESKMDESKMDKSLMEEKKEGKEKGVSEETGTAGVVLEEKKPEADKKELKANKEKSDNVPQDGIRLKIKVPAHRRKAELQKEEGKGDSESEASEGRCLRRSPRICRPTAKAVEIQDRKVEKKQVTSLAEKDKEENEEKEEEENTVQKKPREKKVEPEGQTKPKGRRRRRTRWSNTRTRRKKKGSEEDDNNDDEESSSEEEESEEDDSDEDYKVEKTRKRRRNCNRVRNSDSSTSCSEDDLPNDDPCKHCGLPNHPELILLCDSCDSGYHTACLRPPLMIIPDGEWFCPPCQHKLLCDKLEEQLQNLDAALKKKERAERRKERLVYVGISVENIITPSVEMEEEKEEEVVVKEKKEVKKGKSWGRRSTRAKKYISYRFDEFDEAIEEAIEEDIKEAEGGGAGRGKDMANITGHRGKDMSTILQEEGKENGRPQRPSAVQRRKKRRRLNDLDSDSTVEEEESEEEFRLSDSSEEEFVASDNDAETEAEAQSFDDSDFGSDGRGPSKRTSSKRAATRRRSTRPRRRRRPRGYSDDEELEETDEEEEEEMVTEGSSEFSDSDLDMRRRRSHRSRKKQVNYRETSDSDGSQASKNKDKPKSHRRLSSSESEASFHSADSDEEDRKSKKRKADSSDEESRKRSRRLSLKRRRESEDDDDDDDSDDSEEEDRPVRKRVNRIDSDDTDEEEEEEPEKEDKEKKKQGKDDEEEKEEEEEKKKEEDKEEEKKTTPTDKEAEDVLAKGVGSLDYNLVELPPTNGQSPMKSLEGLIPRPAAGTGNSALAGHVGLKNSSAPPPPPVAMAANGLVSQEMAPQDEDEDDLLGVTDLVDYVCNSEQLKD